The Actinomycetes bacterium nucleotide sequence CCGGCCCATCGGGGCTGTCTGCGGCCTATCACCTTCGCCGGCTGGGGCACGACGTCACCGTGCGCGATGCGACCGACGCACCAGGCGGCATGATGCGGTTCGGCATCCCGAAGTACCGGCTGCCCCGCGAGGTGCTGGACGCTGAGATCGCCCGGATCACCGACATGGGCGTGCGGATCGAGCTCGGCAAGCGCGTCGACAACGTGAACGAGGCGATGGCGGAGGGGTTCGACGCCGTCTTCCTCGCCGTGGGTGCCCACATCGGCAAGCGCGCCTACATCCCGGCCGGTGAGTCCGCCAAGATCCTGGACGCGGTCCACCTGCTGCACAGCGTCGAGGACGGCCAGCCGCCCCTGCTCGGGCGCAAGGTCGTCGTCTATGGCGGAGGCAACACCGCCATCGACGTGGCCCGGACCGCCAAGCGGCTCGGCGCCGAAGAGGCCGTGATCGTCTACCGGCGGACCCGGGAGCGGATGCCGGCCGACGACACCGAGATCGAGGAGGCTCTCGAGGAGGGCGTCCTGATGAAGTGGCTCTCGACGGTCAGGCACGCCGAGGCCGGGGTGCTCATGGTGGAGCGGATGGAGCTCGACGAGAAGGGGTTCCCCCAGCCCACCGGCGAGGTCGAGGAGCTCGAGGCCGACTCCCTCGTGCTCGCACTCGGCCAGGATGTCGACCTGTCCCTGCTGGACGGCGTGCCGGGCCTTAAGGTCCATGACGGTGTCGTCACGGTCGACCCGACCATGATGACCGGCCACGCCGGTATCTTCGCCGGTGGCGACATGGTGCCCGCCGAGCGCACCGTCACCACGGCGATCGGGCACGGCAAGAAGGCAGCGCGCAACATCGACGCCTGGCTGCGCGACAGGCCGCACGCGCCGTCTCACCAGCACCCGGTTGTCGAGTACGACACGTTGAACACCTGGTACTACTCCGACGCCCCGGCTACGGTGCGACCGCGGCTAGAGGCGGCGCGCCGGTCCTCGACCTTCGACGAGGTCGTACAGGGCCTGGACGAGTCGACGGCGCTGTATGAGGCGCGGCGCTGCATGTCGTGCGGCAACTGCTTCGAGTGCGACAACTGCTTCGGCGTGTGCCCGGACAACGCAGTCATCAAGCTGGGACCCGGCAAGGGATTTCAGATCGACCTGGACTTCTGCAAGGGGTGCGGCATCTGCGCACAGGAGTGCCCGTCCGGCTCTATCGTGATGACACCGGAACACGGCTGATATCGGGGCATTCCCGACTCAGCAAATCGCCAAGTCGCGGACATCGACAACGCGGGTTTTGGAGTGTGGAGTGTTGGGGGGTGCGACGTATGACGCGTGTATCCGGTTTTGAATGAGGATCCGTGGGTGCGTTCGAGGACGTTCCGGACGTTGATGCCCAACAGCCGGTTGCAGATGCTGCTGCGTGGCCGGAACCTGCTTGGGTTTCGCCACTACGGCACCAGGCGGATCAGTGCTTCGTCGGTGGAGTGCGTTCGTCACGGGAGCGTCCCGACATACTCGCACTGGATGACTTACCGACCCAGGCTGGCACTGTTGCATCTGACGGTCGTGTAGCCAAATGTGTAGCCACGGCGCAGATTTCGCTGACGTTCGTGAGCGTTCCCCATTGTCAGGATCGTTGGCGTTTCTCAGAATTCGGTCATTGGCGAACTGCGGCGAACAAGCGGCCGGGGACTGGGAGTCAAGGGGCCGCAGGTTCAGATCCTGTAAACCCGACGGAAAACAGGCTCTTGTGACCTACCCGTGGGTGTCTGACGAGGCCTGACTTCACGACACGCCGTTCCCCGTCTACGGTTCCTGCTGTCGAAGGCTGGAATCGAAGGGTGAGGGGAACGGCGTGCGTTCATCAAGGCTATGGGCTCGGATGTTGGGTTTGGGCAATGCGGTCGTGGAAGGCGTCGAGTTCGACGACGACGAGCAACGGATCGTGGTGTCGGTGCGGCCGCGCAAGGCCACCAAGCGGCGCTGCGGTCAGTACGGGAGACGCTGCCCGGGCTATGACCAGGGAGCGGGCCGGCGGCGCTGGCGGGCGCTGGACCTGGGCACCATCCAGACGTTCCTGGAGGCGGACTCGCCTCGGATCCGATGCGCCGTGCATGGGGTCGTCGCTGCGCAGGTGCCTTGGGCCAGGCACGACGCCGGTCACACCTACGCTTTCGACGACACCGCCGCGTGGCTGGTGACGCACTGCAGCAAGTCCGCAGTCCGGGACCTGCTGCGGATCGCCTGGCGGACCGTCGGGTCGATCGTGACCCGGGTCGTCGCCGACGCGGAGAATAGGACCGACCGGCTCAAGGGGCTGACCCGGATCGGGATCGATGAGATCAGTTACAGACGCGGGCACAAGTACTTGACCGTGATCGTGGACCACACCAGCGGAGTGTTGCTCTGGGCGCACCCTGGGCGGGACAGCAAGACGCTCGAGAGGTTCTTCGACCAGCTCGGCGCCGAACGCTGCGCCCAGATCACCTTGGTCAGCGCCGATGCAGCCCCCTGGATCGCAGGCGTCGTCGCCGACCGGTGCAAGAACGCCGAACTGTGCCTGGACCCGTTCCACATCGTGCAGTGGGCCACCACAGCCCTCGACGAGGTCCGCCGCGACGTGTGGAACGCAGCCCGCAAGAACGGTCAGCACAGCGTGGCGAAGGACCTGAAGAACGCCAGG carries:
- a CDS encoding transposase, which codes for MRSSRLWARMLGLGNAVVEGVEFDDDEQRIVVSVRPRKATKRRCGQYGRRCPGYDQGAGRRRWRALDLGTIQTFLEADSPRIRCAVHGVVAAQVPWARHDAGHTYAFDDTAAWLVTHCSKSAVRDLLRIAWRTVGSIVTRVVADAENRTDRLKGLTRIGIDEISYRRGHKYLTVIVDHTSGVLLWAHPGRDSKTLERFFDQLGAERCAQITLVSADAAPWIAGVVADRCKNAELCLDPFHIVQWATTALDEVRRDVWNAARKNGQHSVAKDLKNAR
- a CDS encoding NAD(P)-binding protein, translating into MHKPFAITLNVGSSLANHTGSWRVQRPQYVDLMPPCNNACPAGENIQSWLYTAEDGSYADAWRALVVDNPFPAVMGRVCYHPCESVCSRGKLDEAVGINSVERFLGDLAIEKGWSTPVTAEPSGRHVLVVGAGPSGLSAAYHLRRLGHDVTVRDATDAPGGMMRFGIPKYRLPREVLDAEIARITDMGVRIELGKRVDNVNEAMAEGFDAVFLAVGAHIGKRAYIPAGESAKILDAVHLLHSVEDGQPPLLGRKVVVYGGGNTAIDVARTAKRLGAEEAVIVYRRTRERMPADDTEIEEALEEGVLMKWLSTVRHAEAGVLMVERMELDEKGFPQPTGEVEELEADSLVLALGQDVDLSLLDGVPGLKVHDGVVTVDPTMMTGHAGIFAGGDMVPAERTVTTAIGHGKKAARNIDAWLRDRPHAPSHQHPVVEYDTLNTWYYSDAPATVRPRLEAARRSSTFDEVVQGLDESTALYEARRCMSCGNCFECDNCFGVCPDNAVIKLGPGKGFQIDLDFCKGCGICAQECPSGSIVMTPEHG